The Panicum virgatum strain AP13 chromosome 5K, P.virgatum_v5, whole genome shotgun sequence genome has a window encoding:
- the LOC120706128 gene encoding mannose-6-phosphate isomerase 1-like: protein MEDPPPPPPPPPEPEPAAASPRRDAEPSPPLQPPPRRRLLRLRCAVQHYEWGRRGDASLVARLAARDPDPSRPYAELWMGTHPSGPSTLLDGGELLGDWLARNPDALGPAVAARWGGDLPFLFKVLSVAKALSIQAHPDKKLAEVLHALRPSTYKDDNHKPEMAIAITEFRALCGFATIEELKDILRTVPEVEGLVGHEDAGKLMTMKEYDGGSEVKSTLQSAFAKLMTASKDMVSEAISKLISRLNIESKIRTLTDKEQLVLSLERQYQEDVGVLAALFFNYVKLSPGEALYIGANEPHAYLSGECIECMATSDNVVRAGLTPKYRDVQTLCSMLTYRQAFPEILRGVPVQPHVRRYTPPFDEFEVDSCLVPPGKLVVISPVPSPSIFLVMTGEGELQADSLSDGEKAKEGDVFFVPAYTEVKLSASGPESMKLYRAGVNSRSFN from the exons ATGGAGGAcccgcccccgcctccgcctcctccgccggagCCCGAGCCCGCGGCCGCCTCCCCGCGGCGCGACGCGGAGCCGTCTCCTCCCcttcagccgccgccgcggcggaggctgcTGCGGCTGCGCTGCGCGGTGCAGCACTACGAGTGGGGCCGGCGCGGGGacgcctccctcgtcgcgcgcctcgccgcccggGACCCCGACCCTTCGCGCCCCTACGCCGAGCTCTGGATGGGCACGCACCCCTCGGGCCCCTCCAcgctcctcgacggcggcgagctcctcggGGACTGGCTCGCGCGGAACCCCGACGCGCTcggccccgccgtcgccgcgcggtGGGGCGGCGACCTCCCATTCCTCTTCAAG GTGCTGTCGGTGGCCAAGGCGCTCTCGATCCAGGCGCACCCGGACAAGAAGCTCGCCGAGGTGCTGCACGCGCTGCGGCCTTCCACCTACAAGGACGACAACCACAAGCCGGAGATGGCCATCGCCATCACCGAGTTCCGGGCGCTTTGCGGCTTTGCGACCATTGAG GAGCTCAAGGATATCCTGAGGACTGTACCTGAAGTTGAAGGGCTAGTTGGGCATGAAGATGCTGGCAAGCTTATGACTATGAAGGAGTATGATGGGGGCAGTGAAGTAAAATCCACTTTGCAATCAGCTTTCGCTAAGCTAATGACAGCAAGTAAAGACATGGTTTCTGAAGCAATTTCAAAACTGATCAGTCGCCTGAATATTGAGAGCAAG ATTAGAACCTTAACAGATAAAGAACAGCTGGTTTTATCCCTGGAGAGACAATATCAAGAGGATGTTGGTGTTCTAGCAGCGCTTTTCTTTAATTATGTCAAACTTAGTCCTGGTGAAGCACTTTATATTGGCGCAAATGAACCGCATGCATACCTCTCTGGGGAATGCATTGAATGTATGGCCACTTCAGACAATGTTGTCCGTGCTGGTTTGACTCCTAAATACAGAGATGTGCAAACTCTCTGCTCAATGCTAACTTACAGACAG GCCTTCCCAGAAATCTTGCGAGGTGTTCCTGTGCAGCCACACGTAAGGCGCTACACCCCACCATTTGATGAGTTTGAGGTCGATTCCTGCTTGGTACCTCCAGGTAAACTGGTTGTCATATCCCCGGTGCCAAGCCCATCTATCTTTCTCGTCATGACCGGGGAAGGTGAGCTCCAGGCTGATTCTCTGTCTGATGGGGAAAAGGCAAAGGAAGGTGATGTTTTCTTCGTCCCTGCATACACTGAGGTTAAGCTCTCTGCCTCTGGCCCTGAGTCCATGAAGCTGTACAGGGCTGGGGTTAACAGCAGATCCTTCAACTAA
- the LOC120706129 gene encoding putative receptor-like protein kinase At4g00960, with product MAATPRSWTWACECCVGRRRRKGGAGAGAGETGGGAGASGRAEEGDEWSLFMDLPVLEAATDGFSDGNLLGRGGFGPVYKGVLQDGQQIAVKKLSLGSRQGVREFLNEVRLLLKVQHRNLVSLLGCCASSGQKMLVYPYFPNGSLDHILFNREKSVQLDWPRRYQIIIGLARGLLYLHEESPLKIIHRDIKASNVLLDNQLNPKISDFGMARLFLEDATHVNTFKISGTYGYMAPEYAMNGYLSTKTDVFSFGILVLEIVSGRKNIVRHADDEKIDLLNYTWKLFEEGRSLEIVDPSLSEPDTEQTLQCIQLGLLCCQAVVSDRPDMHSVHLILSSDSFTLPKPGKPAIHGRTGRWMTTTASGSASASALSATGGSSTNTATTFGTDTNTTRASALANIAEDESRNSISISFTTEGR from the exons ATGGCGGCCACGCCGCGGTCGTGGACGTGGGCGTGCGAGTGCTgcgtggggaggaggaggaggaagggcggcgcgggcgcgggcgcgggcgagacgggcggcggcgcgggcgcgtcggggcgggcggaggagggcgacgAGTGGAGCCTCTTCATGGACCTGCCCGTGCTCGAGGCCGCCACCGACGGCTTCTCCGACGGCAACCTCCTCGGCCGCGGCGGGTTCGGCCCCGTCTACAAG GGGGTTCTTCAGGACGGCCAGCAGATCGCCGTGAAGAAGCTGTCGCTGGGGTCACGGCAGGGCGTGCGCGAGTTCCTGAACGAGGTGCGGCTCCTGCTCAAGGTGCAGCACCGGAACCTGGTGTCCCTGCTTGGCTGCTGCGCTTCCTCCGGTCAGAAGATGCTCGTCTACCCCTACTTTCCCAATGGAAGCCTCGACCATATTCTCTTCA ACAGGGAGAAGAGTGTGCAGCTCGATTGGCCAAGGCGATACCAGATAATCATTGGGTTAGCAAGAGGCCTCCTCTACCTTCACGAGGAGTCCCCGTTGAAGATCATCCACAGAGACATCAAGGCGAGCAACGTGCTCCTGGACAACCAGctgaacccgaagatttcagatTTCGGCATGGCGAGGCTCTTCCTGGAGGACGCGACGCACGTCAACACATTCAAAATCTCTGGCACATA TGGTTACATGGCTCCAGAGTACGCGATGAACGGCTACTTGTCCACCAAGACTGACGTCTTCAGCTTCGGGATCCTGGTGCTGGAGATTGTGAGCGGACGGAAGAACATCGTCCGGCATGCGGACGACGAGAAGATCGACCTCTTGAACTAC ACATGGAAGCTGTTCGAAGAAGGACGGTCCCTGGAGATCGTGGACCCGTCTCTGTCGGAGCCCGACACCGAGCAGACGCTGCAGTGCATCCAGCTCGGGCTGCTGTGCTGCCAGGCCGTGGTGTCGGACCGGCCGGACATGCACAGCGTGCACCTCATCCTGTCGAGCGACTCGTTCACGCTGCCCAAGCCGGGGAAGCCAGCGATCCACGGCAGGACCGGGCGGTGGATGACGACGACGGCTTCGGGATCGGCGTCAGCGTCGGCGTTGTCGGCCACCGGTGGCTCCAGCACCAACACCGCCACCACGTTCGGCACCGACACGAACACGACGAGGGCCTCTGCGCTGGCCAATATCGCTGAGGACGAGTCCAGGAACTCCATTTCCATATCCTTCACCACGGAAGGCCGGTAA
- the LOC120706130 gene encoding tetraketide alpha-pyrone reductase 2: protein MPEYCVTGGAGFIASHLIRALLAAGHTVRATVRDPEDEGKVGFLWQLEGAAERLTLLRADLLVEGSFDAAVSGVDGVFHTASPVVVVSGGGGGKDDDVVQRELVDPIVKGAANVLRSCARAPGRARRRVVLTSSCSCVRYCHAATLNESHWSDADYCKSYNLWYAYAKTVAEKEAWRLAKEHGIDLVVVNPSFVIGPALGPRPTSTILIVLALLKGELGKYPNTTIGFVHVDDVVLCHVLAMEDARASGRLICSCDVAHWSEILGSLRERYPQYPIPTECSARKGDDRPHRMDTGKVRALGFPPFLSLQQMFDDCIKSFQDKGLLP, encoded by the exons ATGCCAGAGTACTGCGTGACCGGGGGGGCGGGTTTCATCGCGTCGCACCTCATCCgggcgctgctcgccgccggccacacgGTTCGCGCCACGGTCAGAGATCCAG AGGATGAAGGGAAGGTCGGGTTCCTGTGGCAGCTGGAGGGCGCCGCGGAGCGGCTGACGCTGCTGCGCGCCGACCTGCTGGTGGAGGGGAGCTTCGACGCGGCCGTGAGCGGCGTGGACGGCGTGTTCCACACGGCCTCCCCCGTGGTGGTGgtctccggcggcggtggcggcaaggACGACGACGTCGTCCAGCGGGAGCTGGTGGACCCGATCGTGAAGGGCGCGGCGAACGTGCTGCGGTCGTGCGCCCGGGcgcccggccgcgcgcgccgccgcgtcgtgctcacctcctcctgctcctgcgtCCGCTACTGCCACGCCGCCACGCTCAACGAGTCGCACTGGTCCGACGCCGACTACTGCAAGTCCTACAAC CTGTGGTACGCGTACGCCAAGACGGTGGCGGAGAAGGAGGCGTGGCGGCTGGCCAAGGAGCACGGCATCGACCTGGTGGTGGTGAACCCGTCGTTCGTGATCGGCCCGGCGCTGGGGCCGAGGCCCACCAGCACCATCCTCATCGTCCTCGCCCTGCTCAAAG GGGAGCTGGGCAAGTACCCGAACACGACGATCGGGTTCGTGCACGTGGACGACGTGGTGCTGTGCCACGTCCTGGCCATGGAGGACGCCAGGGCGTCCGGGCGGCTCATCTGCTCCTGCGACGTGGCGCACTGGTCGGAGATCCTGGGCTCGCTCCGGGAGCGGTACCCGCAGTACCCCATCCCCACCGAGTGCAGCGCCCGCAAGGGGGACGACCGGCCGCACAGGATGGACACCGGCAAGGTCCGCGCGCTGGGCTTCCCGCCCTTCCTGTCCCTGCAGCAGATGTTCGACGACTGCATCAAGAGCTTCCAGGACAAGGGCCTGCTCCCATAG